The Gossypium hirsutum isolate 1008001.06 chromosome D06, Gossypium_hirsutum_v2.1, whole genome shotgun sequence genome contains the following window.
ACCATTTGTCTAGATTTATTCTTTAAGTGAGAAAAAGTATAttcctttaattaatttatatatttttaaagattttttaatttatatccaccATGTGTCATACTGAGAGGCTATGAAGTGTCCCCACAAAATTGACCATCAATGTCATATCAACACAAACTAAGGATGTTAGTGTTAGGGTACTAATGTAGATGATGAAATACAAATTTAAGTACCAACTAGGTACTTTTGGACTAGTAAAAGGGTTAAATAATGTACTAAcacaattaaaacaaattaatgtaattttataaaatattattgtaCACTCATTTTAGTCGCCTAggttttataagtttttttattttggtcattcatttatttttaaaatttaattttacttatttcaaaaagataaatttttatagggaattgagttattcaaatgtggagataaaattcaaattttttactTGTAGCTCGATTCTCCGTAAAACCTAAGTTTCtcactttttattaaaaaaactaagttaattctagaaaagaaaaaattaaagaaaattaaaaagattaatttgaATTTTCCCTATAAAAACCAAAGTAATTTGATGTAAACCCTAGGTTTTTCCTTTttattggaaaaagaaaaaaataaaagaaataaagaaaaacataaattggTTTATAATTCCCATAAAATCTCATATTTTTCTCCTTTAccgaaaactaaaattaattaccAAAACGAGATGACTAACAACAGTGCCCATTTTGCAAAGTTTCGATTCTCCAAATGGAATTTTATCAAAATTGGATTACTGATCCTAAAAGGAATTATCTACTCCAACTAACCCCGAATGTGTTGAAATTAATAATTGAGGAAGCCAATAGTTTTTAATTACAGGTATAGATATATTAAATACAAAAAACCAAATctgtgaaaatttatttcattttattttagattCTCTTCTGGAGAACCATTTAGCATATTGTTTTTCATTTGAGTGGCAACCTAACCAGAtgcctttatttattttcttttctttcttgatGCAGTTTCATCAACCTTTTGTAATCACATACCTATTTCAACTTCTTATCTACAGCCGGCGATGGAAACGAGCCATATCCTGAAATGCTTCTGCAAGTCTATGAGCTTTCCAACGTGATGAGAAACAGCAATTAAACCAGGGAATCTCAAACCCTGTCTTGGAATCCCGTTGTGCTCACTTAATCTTATTTTTTACCAAATGCTGCATCCATTtatatttaaggaaaaaaaattacaaaatcctTGTGCTTACCAGCAACTCATCCATTCAATCCAGTTTTAACCTCAAAACCTAAAACCAAACCTTATTACACAACTAATAGAGCGCAGCCATTACATCAGATGCTCTCAGAGCAATATAGTTACTACCATCATTGCCCTTGAAGTCATTCCCAGCATACTTTGAATACAGGACGGTGTTTCCAGGCGAGACCGATAGTGGCTTTAGGTTACCTTCCTCATCTAAAGTACCGGGTCCAACAGCTATCACCtgtttcatttaattcatgtaattaagtaaatacatTTTGCAACACCACAGCACAAAGTTCTATGCCCTCCAAAATACTTGATTAACTGTTACTCACCGTTCCAATGGAAGGTTTTTCTTTGCTTGCCTCGGTCAGCAACAAACCTCCTGCAGTTTTCTCCTCAGCTTCCGAAACCTGCAACGGTATTGAAACACACCACCGGGTGCCTTcataagtccatattaatatCCAATCCCTTTTTACTTTTTTCATCCATTACTTCTCAATACACTAAATCATCACCATTCACACGTGTGAGACTCACTGTCTTGTGAATGGTGATCAAAACTTCAACAGAACATTGCAATGGCAAAAAGAATATACAGATTTCGGAAGGAGGCGAACCTTAATGAAAACTCTGTCGTTCAGAGGTTTGAGATCTTTTATGTCATCGGTTTCAAGAAGTCCAACAATGTCATCCTCTTTTAGGAGAAGATGATTTGCACCATTGAACTCGACCTCCGTCCCAGCATACTTGGAATATATGACCTGAGCACCAGTCTACACAACCATGGCATTGTTGAAGTATAATAGTGGAGCAACAAATGGAAAAGAACTGAGAAGAATACCTAGTCCATGAAAATTCACCTTCACAGAACTTTCCAATTTGGTATTCCCAATTGTCTTCCCTTCACCAACAGCAACCACCTCACCTCCTTGAGGCTTTGATTGAGCAGTTGTTGGAAGCAAAATGCCACCCTCAGTCTTCTCCTCTGTTTCTTTAATCTTCACCAACACCCTGTCACCCAAGGGCTTAACTGAAGTGTACTGCATAGGGCAATAAGATCGTTTTATGTAAGCAGAAGCAGTGTACATACAAGGAGATGAATCCATGGAAACGATTGGCTTTGCTACACTAATTGTAGCaaattgatattatttttggAGTTCCAATAAGCCAATAGCAACCAATTCATGTCAGGTTTCGtacatttaaaacatgtttaaaacaGAAAAAAGCATTCAGAGTCGCCCCAAAAGGTCAAGCTTCGACGAGTGAAAATATTCAGCAAACAGGTAAACATGAATGAAAAACAATACCGAAAAAAAGCTAGTTTACTCAACAACAAAGCAGCGAAAGCaccaataattatataaaaaaattaaagaaataagaagaaatacCTTAGGGGCAACAACGGTAGCCGCTTTAACAACCAAACGTTTGAAGGACCTGCTGGTCAAAGCCCCAGGCTTTAATGTTCCAAAGGAAGAGAATTTGACAGTGGACAGCCTAAGCCCTTGTAATGAAGCCAAGTTCCTAGCTGATGCTGTCACTGACGACGCTGTTAGCTGAGATGTAGCCATTTCTGTattcaaatttcacaaaaatcattcCTGCAAATAAATGATTCTTAGGAATAAAAACCTATATATGTAAAAAGAAAATACCTTTGAGAGAGATGGAAAAGGATAAGGGGTTGTTTGGTTTGGTTGCTTGAGACTGGAGAAGTCTTAAAAAGAAGATAAAACCCTAGTGTGTTAaaatgggttttatttatttgataagaGACTTCTAGAAAATTGATAATCACGCGCCCCTCTCTCCAGTGAGTGGATTAGGAGTGAAACGGGTTAAACCCCACAAGACACCAGGTTAAGGATATCCCACGCGCTTTCGAGGAACAAGATGAACAACACACAAAGAGCACCTAAAAACACAGACTTCTGGAAGGtggaaatgaaaattaaaattccaaaattttaaatttgcagATTTATCGTAAGTAGAGGCTGTAAAAACTATTGTGTTctttgattatattttaatttgttgttGGGGGTAAATTATATTCATCAACAGGTAAAAAATACTTACATATTTTAACCTCAAAATAATTACATAAtcataattattgaaattattaagtaagacgtttataaaattattgatgaatatttctttttaacCTATTTTTTACACCATATCTAAAATTAAGTATAATCCTTTTCTAATccataaataaaaatacattcatATTCATATAATCGAATTAATTAgtaattgtttttaaagttaaaagcaCTCATAAAAAGCGgtataattataagaaaaaaaagtatacTTCACAACAATATTGATGTGTGGCAGAAAAGACATCATTTGTcacaaaaagaatttttttttaaaatttttttaataatattattaatttccactcatttctttttaatttttttataaattttataattcatatgtttttttctagattatatatatattgtcgaaaccatttttttttgtgaaaaagggATCAACTTtggtttttaaaaaatgaaaaagaacataggagtcgccaccaatccttttttgatgaggtgtgatcgggtcacttcgtaaaacggttgtttttaacAAACAGTttggatttattaaaacaatgcttttggtctacaaaattcagaaaaagggttcgggagtcggttacgtacgaggaaggattagtaccctcgtaatgcccaaaaattggtacctagttgattaattagtgtcttaatgtcgaagattgaaaactttgaagagttttttaaaaatatgatccttaaaaAAACTCGAATAACAGGAGTCGGATTTTAAGATTCTCTTGTTttgaaggaatatcacatccaacaCGTTAGGATACAATATTTTAAACCCTCGAAaccaatattattttatggttccCAAAACCtgtactttgaaattttaagaggatatttggctatttggtcgaacgagaaatcgaaacctaatgcgttagggcacgttttctcgaattttaaaacacaaaatattgccttattttgaaaattttctttttttttttgcatatttgagtaaaaattaatataatgtttaaaaCAATGTGTGAATAAAGAGTTACATTGATGAATGACGACAATATGAAAATACGAGTAAACAATTCATAACTCGCATGATAGCAATAATCGCACGATGTACATTACTTTAATACCAGCCAATAATAAAAAACGAATGAAATAATATAACaacaatttaaagtaaataataaagatttaaGATGAATAATACGAAATGCCCAAAATTAACAAtgtaaaatttaacataaataaaacataaaatagtttgaaataaacaattttaaacaatttaaaataaacattacaTGAAATAGTTTAAAAGAAATGACacctaaaaatctaaaataaataatatacataaaacagtttaagataaaataatagaaagcaattcgaaataaataatatatgaaacaatttaaaatagataatatcaaACAGTTTAATATGaacaatataaataaaatgtaatctgttaaaatataataataatgaatataaaaaattaaatgaaataataaataacaaattaaaggattaaaataaAGTGGATTAGGCACTAAATTAAAACTAGGACGAAATTAAAcggataaaattattaaaaaaagaaagaaaaagtgaaCAGAGGATTAAACTGAAAATGCACGGAAGGAGAGAGGACCGAAAGGGAAATCATTCCCACTCTTAAAAACGAGCCACTTCATAGGGGACCAAATTGGAAACGGGCAAAAAATGGAAGGACCCACCGCAAAATAGCCCAAACGTTGAGAACACGTGGATCCCCCAGGAGCGGGTCGGGTTGCGCGTGGGCTGgcgtcaaaacgacgccgtttagcgTCTGGGGGGTTTAATCTAAAACGGTTGTCATTTTGGTAAGCTATATAAACcccaaattttaccaaaaattccaTTTAcccatcatttaaaaaaaatttcaaaagccTTTCAAACTCTCTCCCCCCTCTCCTCTTCCGACCAAGGGTCCGGTCAATCGTCGTCACGCCGCCCAAAAGCCCTTTTTTTTACTCCCCTTTTTGCGTAGAGCCCGAAAGTTCCTgaaagaaatggaagaagaaGGTCCCTCCTCTCCCCTAGGCTTGGTTCCGGCGACGGAGAAGAGACCTCCGGCGACAAGACACGGTAGCCTCAGGTGAGTCCTTACCTTCCCTCTTTACATCGTTTGGTTTCTGGGCCTATATAGCCGAAGACAAAATACAATATCTGTTTTTTTGTCACTATTTTAAATACTTCTATTACGCTACCTCTATTATTTTTGTCTCTTGGTTATTGTTTTCGTCTGTCTCTATCTTTTTTGTCTTTTCTTGTTTCGTTTGCAGGTCTGGGCGAAGTCAACAGAGATGAAACTTGCCGTTTTGGTGCAAAggagggaaccctagggttccctgaTGCTGTTTAGTTTTTAGGCCCTATTAGGCTGTTAGGGTTTTGGAGTTGGGCTGTTTTTGGCCCGTTGTACATGGctggttttattaattttattttatttgttttttttgtttatttgtttttttttctaatgggCTGGGTAAATTTGGGCCTCTACATATATtctaaacttttatatatttatttccatttttacattttttaatgtgtatacaattaataaaaaatagttatttttgtatATAAAGGTACCTCGTGGTATTTTTTAATTGGCTATAAGAATTTCTTTTAACATCTATCAAAAACtggattaaaaaaaatatcatgaaGGCATATTTTTAGGtatcaaattgaaaatttgagTATCCTTAAGGTACAAaactgagaaaaaaaaatttaaggatcaaaATGAGAGGACAAGTATACTTTAGGAGCTAAAATGTGAATGaagcctaaaataaataaaaaaatattatgtgtaTATTAAGTGAAGTAGATTGAGGAAACACAATGGGAAATGGAATGCATTTACTTTCTTTGGGTTTGCAAGGTTAATAATACCCTAAGTTGTGATACCTTTTTGAAGAATAACTTGGATTGAAACAAAAAAAGTGAATTTACTATTGATGAAGTTACTAATTTGTTTTGGCTCCTGTTAGTGTTAGACGATTGAACTCTGTGGCCGTCCATAGGAAACACATTCATACTGACATGCCTGTAATTAAAAATGCCATCGAAATTATACTCACAAAAGGATTAGCATATGcctaaatatagaaaaaaattgcaGAATAATGAGATCCTTTTCATCCCAATAATTGGTCGCTTATAAATATGTCGATGCTCAGCTTAGATGAATTTAAGCCACAGGTTTCCCAAGGAAAAACATAAAAAGTTTCTACTTTTTTGTTCTTCTTGCTGCAGAATAAATAGGTCCTTGATATGTCTTAATAATTCGTATCATCGTGTACAGGAAAAAAAGTGTTCTTTTCTgataaaaaaatgacaaaaaatttgATTCAGTTTCTTCTCTTGGTTTCCTTAGCTTTGTCGAGTTCATGCTCAGCAGTCAAGGTTGGATATGATGCTAATGCCATTATCATTGATGGCCAACGAAAGATTATGAATGTTGCTTCCATTCACTATCCTCGCATCAGCGAGCAGGTTTAGTataaacacacacacatatatatatatatatatttgtttaaagaCTCTGCAAATGGCTAACTATTGACATTAAAACAGATGTGGCCTGATCTCATTATGAAAGCAAAAGATGGCGGGATTGGTGCCATTGAAACATATATATTCTGGGATGTCCATGAGCCTAGACATCGCCAGGTCAAAATTCTTGTTATAGTTTTATGTTAGTACAATTCCCATTAGTAGAGTCTGCTGTAATTTGTGACTTGGCTTC
Protein-coding sequences here:
- the LOC107901038 gene encoding 20 kDa chaperonin, chloroplastic; protein product: MATSQLTASSVTASARNLASLQGLRLSTVKFSSFGTLKPGALTSRSFKRLVVKAATVVAPKYTSVKPLGDRVLVKIKETEEKTEGGILLPTTAQSKPQGGEVVAVGEGKTIGNTKLESSVKTGAQVIYSKYAGTEVEFNGANHLLLKEDDIVGLLETDDIKDLKPLNDRVFIKVSEAEEKTAGGLLLTEASKEKPSIGTVIAVGPGTLDEEGNLKPLSVSPGNTVLYSKYAGNDFKGNDGSNYIALRASDVMAALY